One genomic segment of Vulpes vulpes isolate BD-2025 chromosome 2, VulVul3, whole genome shotgun sequence includes these proteins:
- the HROB gene encoding homologous recombination OB-fold protein, with protein MACSLQKLFTVEEEFEDEDFLSAVEDAENQFAGSRPMNAGCLRPVSSRLQDTAQAQSSGQLPSCPTAPSEALGLSALGLHLPTSSVPRALRSLPSIGTTPLRPALTSSHQRRVTLTEGLKEPTRPQTSATHPLLTFESQQQVTGGFEGPEQDDFDEVLASMDLELGVHSEPTGILPTWCQEDSAVAKKAQVADPSRSCPKEPMPATHMTGVMSAHNELPEPVVHCRTPQLHLRSGATSNLPAPKAPGHPAQQPPWEACQKDLPLQAPQPPQSASGPIQSSLQNHFPGHSFQAPNAHLCGKSHFPGPRTPNSICSIPPRTISGSFPQSTLQPRAPASSVRCPVSIPRSPHSSLPPQAVLQSPIVTNHLVQLVTAANRTPQQPAHTKTRRFPGPAGILPHQHSGKNLEEIMVSTPQTPTHGALAKFRTEIVTTSQPSVEEDFGRGPWLAMKSALGLDERDPTCFLCAYSIVMVLRKAALKQLPRNKVPSMAVMIKSLSRSTVDASVVFKDPTGEMQGTVHRLLLETRQSELKPGSVLLLKQVGVFSPSLRNHYLNVTPNNLAHVYSPDSGDGNLLKPLQPFPKDPGSISGNLHHETAKSGKGFRTAQNTETGASPEEEFPEADDLDGLLSELPEDFFCGTSSWDCPKAGHLP; from the exons ATG gcATGCAGTTTGCAGAAGCTGTTTACTGTGGAAGAGGAGTTTGAAGATGAG GACTTCTTGTCTGCCGTGGAGGATGCAGAGAACCAATTTGCTGGCTCACGGCCTATGAATGCTGGGTGCCTGAGACCTGTCTCTTCCAGGCTACAGGACACTGCACAGGCACAGTCTTCTGGGCAGTTGCCATCATGCCCCACTGCTCCTTCAGAGGCTTTAGGTCTGTCAGCCCTGGGACTCCATCTTCCTACCTCCAGCGTGCCCAGGGCCCTCCGGAGTCTACCTTCCATAGGAACAACCCCCCTAAGACCTGCCTTGACTTCTAGCCATCAGAGACGAGTGACCCTGACAGAAGGGCTCAAAGAGCCAACCAGACCCCAGACCTCAGCCACTCACCCCCTGCTCACATTTGAGAGTCAACAGCAGGTGACTGGTGGCTTTGAGGGGCCTGAACAAGATGACTTTGATGAGGTCTTGGCAAGCATGGACCTGGAGCTTGGAGTCCACAGTGAGCCCACAGGAATCTTGCCCACTTGGTGCCAGGAGGACTCAGCAGTGGCTAAAAAGGCCCAGGTAGCTGATCCGAGCAGGTCTTGCCCAAAGGAGCCCATGCCTGCCACCCACATGACTGGTGTCATGTCAGCCCACAATGAGCTTCCAGAACCTGTTGTTCACTGTAGGACTCCACAGCTCCACTTGAGATCTGGTGCCACAAGCAACCTTCCCGCCCCAAAGGCCCCAGGACATCCTGCTCAGCAGCCCCCGTGGGAAGCCTGTCAGAAGGACCTCCCTCTTCAAGCACCACAGCCTCCCCAATCTGCTAGCGGGCCTATTCAGAGCAGCCTTCAAAACCATTTCCCTGGTCACTCATTCCAGGCTCCAAATGCCCACTTATGTGGCAAATCTCATTTTCCCGGACCACGGACTCCCAACTCCATCTGTTCTATTCCCCCAAGGACTATCTCTGGATCATTTCCTCAGAGCACCTTACAACCCCGAGCTCCAGCATCTTCTGTCAGGTGTCCTGTCAGCATCCCACGGAGCCCCcattcctccctgcctccccaggcaGTCCTGCAGTCTCCCATAGTCACCAACCACCTCGTGCAGCTGGTCACTGCCGCCAACCGGACACCCCAGCAACCTGCCCACACCAAAACACGCCGCTTCCCCGGCCCGGCAGGTATCCTGCCTCACCAG CACAGTGGGAAGAATCTGGAGGAGATCATGGTTTCTACACCCCAGACTCCAACTCACGGTGCTCTGGCTAAATTCCGGACAGAG ATTGTTACTACTTCCCAGCCATCAGTGGAGGAGGATTTTGGACGAGGGCCCTGGCTGGCCATGAAATCTGCTCTGGGCTTGGATGAGAGAGACCCTACCTGCTTCCTCTGTGCCTATAGCATCGTCATGGTGTTGCGGAAG GCAGCCCTGAAGCAGCTTCCCAGGAACAAGGTCCCCAGCATGGCAGTGATGATCAAGTCCCTGAGTCGGAGTACAGTGGATGCCAGTGTGGTATTCAAGGACCCCACAG GAGAGATGCAGGGCACGGTGCACAGGTTGCTGCTCGAGACACGTCAGAGTGAGCTGAAGCCTGGTTCGGTGCTTCTGCTAAAGCAG GTGGGAGTGTTTTCTCCTTCACTCCGAAATCACTACCTCAATGTGACGCCCAACAACCTAGCCCATGTTTACAGCCCAGATTCTGGGGATGGGAACCTTCTCAAGCCATTGCAGCCCTTCCCCAAG gacccaggaagCATCTCTGGCAACCTCCATCATGAGACTGCAAAGTCTGGAAAAGGCTTCAGAACAGCACAGAACACAGAGACAGGGGCATCCCCTGAGGAAGAATTCCCAGAAGCGG ATGACCTGGATGGGCTCCTGAGTGAGCTCCCTGAAGACTTCTTCTGTGGGACCAGCAGTTGGGACTGCCCCAAGGCAGGGCACTTACCCTAA
- the ASB16 gene encoding ankyrin repeat and SOCS box protein 16: protein MAEETFPFTSSTLRALRLQREWLEWEDRRRAAAQQCRSQRCPPSARARLARPRRCCRDPAVHNALFSGDLQQVQALFQDEDAANMIVETVSNQLAWSAEQGFWVLTPKTKQTAPLTIAAARGYTDCARHLIRQGAELDARVGGRAALHEACARAQSDCVRLLLTFGAKANVLSEEGTTPLHLCTVPESLQCAKLLLEAGATVNVAAQDSEVTPLHVAAARGLDEHVALYLERGADVHLRTSQGETALNAACAGAEGPGGGRQHQAAARRLLEAGADARAAGRKRHTPLHNACANGCGALAELLLRHGACAGVPNAAGHTPMDCALQAVQDAPNWEPEVLFAALLDYGAQPVRPEMLKHCANFPRALEVLLNAYPCVPTCDTWVEAVLPELWQEHEAFYVSALSMVNQPRRLQHLARLAVRAQLGSRCRQATARLPLPPVLRDYLLLRVEGRIQ from the exons ATGGCAGAGGAGACCTTCCCCTTCACCTCCTCCACACTGCGCGCTCTCCGCCTGCAGCGGGAGTGGCTGGAGTGGGAGGACCGGAGGCGGGCGGCGGCCCAGCAGTGCCGAAGCCAAaggtgcccccccagtgcccgggCCCGGCTCGCCAGGCCACGCCGCTGCTGCCGAGACCCAGCTGTGCACAATGCTCTGTTCTCTGGTGACCTGCAACAGGTCCAAGCCCTGTTCCAAGATGAAGATGCTGCCAACATGATTGTGGAGACTGTGAGCAACCAGCTGGCCTGGTCAGCTGAACAGG GGTTCTGGGTATTGACCCCCAAGACGAAGCAGACAGCGCCCCTCACCATTGCCGCGGCCCGAGGCTACACTGACTGTGCCCGCCACCTGATCCGGCAGGGAGCTGAGCTGGACGCTCGAGTTGGAGGCCGGGCAGCCTTGCATGAGGCCTGCGCCCGGGCCCAGTCTGACTGTGTGAGGCTGCTGCTGACCTTTGGTGCCAAAGCCAACGTGTTGTCCGAGGAGGGCACAACTCCCTTGCACCTCTGCACTGTCCCCGAGTCCTTGCA GTGTGCCAAGCTGCTGCTGGAGGCCGGAGCGACCGTGAACGTGGCGGCGCAGGACAGCGAGGTGACGCCCCTGCACGTGGCGGCCGCTCGCGGCCTGGACGAGCACGTGGCCCTCTACCTGGAGCGCGGAGCCGACGTGCACCTGCGCACCAGCCAGGGCGAGACGGCGCTGAACGCGGCGTGCGCGGGGGCCGAGGGCCCGGGCGGCGGCCGGCAGCACCAGGCGGCCGCGCGCAGGCTCCTCGAGGCGGGGGCCGATGCCCGCGCTGCTGGGCGCAAGCGCCACACGCCGCTGCACAACGCCTGTGCCAATGGCTGCGGGGCCCTGGCTGAGCTGCTGCTGCGCCACGGGGCCTGCGCGGGGGTGCCCAACGCGGCGGGCCACACGCCCATGGACTGCGCGCTGCAGGCCGTCCAGGACGCCCCCAACTGGGAGCCCGAGGTCCTCTTTGCTGCGCTGCTGGACTACGGGGCCCAGCCGGTGCGCCCTGAG ATGCTGAAACACTGTGCCAACTTTCCCCGGGCCCTGGAAGTCCTGCTAAATGCCTACCCTTGCGTCCCGACCTGTGATACTTGGGTGGAGGCAGTACTCCCAGAGCTGTGGCAG GAGCACGAAGCCTTCTACGTCTCGGCTCTGAGCATGGTGAACCAGCCGAGGAGGCTGCAGCACCTGGCCCGGCTGGCTGTGCGTGCTCAATTGGGTAGCCGCTGCCGACAGGCCACTGCCCGCCTCCCACTGCCCCCGGTCCTTAGGGACTACCTGCTGCTGCGTGTTGAGGGGCGGATCCAGTGA